CTGGCCTTTTTGTTCTGAATCTATAacacagcctgtgtgtgtgtgtcagtgtgtctgtgtgtatgtgtgtgtgtgtcagtgtatgtgtcagtgtatgtgtgtgtcagtgtgtgtgtgtgtatgtgtgtgtgtcagtgtgtatgtgtgtgtgtgtcagtgtatgtgtcagtgtatgtgtgtgtcagtgtgtgtgtgtgtatgtgtgtgtgtcaatgtatgtgtgtcagtgtatgtgtcagtgtgtgtgtcagtgtgtgtgtcagtgtatgtgtgtatgtgtcagtgtgtgtgtgtcagtgtgtgtgtgtgtcagtgtgtgtgtgccagtgtgtgtatgtgtcagtgtgtgtgtgtgccagtgtgtgtgtgccagtgtgtgtgtgtgtcagtgtgtgtgtgtatatgtgtcagtgtgtgtgtgtgtcagtgtgtgtgtgccagtgtgtgtatgtgtgtcagtgtgtgtgtatatgtgtcagtgtgtgtgtgtatgtgtgtcagtgtatgtgtgtgtgtgccagtgtgtgtatgtgtgtcagtgttggtgtgtcagtgtatgtgtcagtgtgtgtgtgtgtgtgtgtatgtgtgtcagtgtgtgtgtgtgtcagtgtgtgtatgtcagtgtatctatgtgtatgtgtgccagtgtgtgtgtgtgtcagtgttggtgtgtcagtgtatgtgtcagtgtgtgtgtgtgtgtgtcagtgtgtgtgtgtatgtgtgtcagtgtgtgtgtgtcagtgtgtgtatgtcagtgtatctgtgtgtgtgtgtcagtgcgtgtgtcagtgagtgtcagtgtgtgtgtgtgtgtgtttgtgtgtgttgccCATATACTGCTGTTAATATTCTGATAGATACAAAGGTTTTACTGACTGTCACTGTCTTACCCCCCCGCAGCAAGCTGGGGTCCGTACTCCAACGTGCTTTCTATGGGTCTGGTGGCTGTGTAAGTATAAACTAGGCAGTTCTTAACAGGATTTCCACCTTGCTGAACATTGTGTGTGATCACTGATGTGCCAATCTTTATGATCTGTCTCAGGTGACCCTATATGAACAAAGAAACTTCACTGGAAGGCGCTTGGCAGTTACCAGTGACTGTCCAAATCTGGCAGAATGTAACTTCCCTGAGAGATGCAATTCTGTGCAAGTGGAGAGTGGGGCGTAAGTAGCTGAAAGTTAAACTGTTGGATGTATTTTTATTCCCGCCCCTTGGAGAACAATGTGAATTGTTGGAAGGCGGATTAACAGTGACAGGAACACTCACTGGCCATAACCCTTCTCATAGTAGCTGGCGGTGGTCAGtcctgtggagggagtggagagacACCCACACTAACCAGACACACATGTCCAACTGGATGCAGAATTGAGAACTGGAGCTCCGGTTTCCATTTACTGGGACTGACTGGAGTGGGATTCACTCCCTGCACCATCCGACTGTGCTGGGAAGCCCCATAGCACAGAAGTGATTGTGAGTCGGGAACTGTTTTTCATTCATGTCTGATGCTCTTTACCACGGCCAATATTATACACAAAACATATTGAGCAGTATGTAAAAGGGGCTAGCGCTTGCCTCCATTAAGTCACAAAACTCCTTCAGTTTCAGAAGCTTGAAAGCTCTCCCAATATTTGGATGCATATAGCCcacaaggaaatcatagaatcgtagaatcatagaaaccctacagtgcagaaggaggccattcggcccatcaagacggcaccgacaacaatcccacctagaccttacccccactaccccacacatttaccctactaacccctaatccctctaacctacacgtcccagaacactaaggggcaatgctgcatggccaatcaacctaacccgcatatctttggactgtgggaagaaaccagactgtgggaggaaactggtcttAATCTGTACAACCACAATGACCCAAGGACAACCCCTGGTCTTTGTTGAGTTTAGCTAATTCGCTGCTGCCGCGGTGATTGGATTGTTACATTGGGAATTggccaattagatcatggctgatcatctatctcaaGTTCATTTTTTCACCTGACTCCCATATTCAATCTACATGAAGTGCTGTTGGAGAAACATTGGTGAATTGACAGCAAGTAACCTTcccccatctagaaggacaccaTCACCTCCATGTTCCCCTCGGAGTCACACATATCATCCTGACATCAACATGTATTAACCAATCCATCATCATTACTGGGTAACAATCCTGAAACAAGtgtaactatggatgggcaatgccAGCTTGCCAGCAACACTCAGATCCTGAGCTAATTTTGAAAAAGTGGATTTCTTTTAAGACAAGATTGGGCTCGGCCTAGATTAGCtcgacaccaccttggagaggaTGGAACGGGAGAAAAACTGTTCAAAGACAAAGCTCCTATGGAAAAAATCACTCTACTACATTGCAAGGTCTCTGAATGACCTTCTTGTGCTAACAGAAGATTAATGTGGGTGTACTATCAACACAGATTGAGAGCTGTCATTCAGAAAGCACCTTCCATGTCCTCAGGAAATCCCAAAGTTAGGCATAAAAGATCAGGAAATCCCAAACTTCTTTACAACCAATGGAATATATTAGAAGCACAATCACTGTTGCAGCACGGCCAACGTGACTGCCAATTTGCGCAACATAACTTTCACAAACAACAAGAAGTttgtgattcccggcttgagtgactgtgcggagtctgcacattctccccgtgtctgcatgggtttcctccaggtgctccggtttcctctcactgtctaaaaatgtgcgggttaggtggattggctatgctaaattgccccttagtgtcagggggactagctgggtaaatgcatggggttatggggttcggacctgggtgggattgtggtcggtgcagacacaatgggccgaatggcctcttcctgcactgtagggattctatgctgttgcataagataaaggtgcacggtgttatggataatgtattagcatggatggaggattggttaactaacaagtggggcggggggggggggggggggggggggggtgaaaaaagaaatgtagtcataattggggatagtatagttaggggctgTTCTcagtgaccaggatcgagaatcctgaAGGTTGTGTTTGCCTGGTGCTCAGGTTcgggacatctcatctgggctgcagaagaacttggagtgggagggtaaagatccagttgtctTGGTCCACGTAGGTATCAACGatataggtagaacaggaacaaaggttctgctaagggagtatgaactaggagctaaattaaaaagcagaaccaaaaaggtaataatctctggattactacctgagccacgagcgaattggcacagggtcagtaagattaatgaggtaaatgcgtggctcaaagattggtgtgggaggaatgggtttgaattcatgggatattggcaccagtattggggaagatgggacctgttccgatgggacagTCTTCATCTGattcgtgctgggaccagagtcctggcaatcggataactagggctgtagatagagctttaaactaaatagtgggggagagggttcagttgtatggagaattggaaaatcaaagttaaaggagagggtagaagtgcaggataatgatgaggactttcaactagttaaaggagccgagggctcaggagaggttagtaaagtttccagaccacgtaatagaacaaagAGTATAGAAGATGGCAGGAATATAACCTCCGGCAGAGCAAAaatggtgacaagtatgagaagggaggtggtcaatgcaggactgagggtgttggacctaaaTGTGCGCAGTatatggaacaaggtaaatgagcttgttgcgcacattgaaattggttgCTACGAtgctgtgggcatcacagagacgcagctgcaaggggatcagggctgggatctaaatacccaaggatatgtgtcctatcgaaaggacaggcagatgggcaaaggaggcagggttgcattgttagtaaggaatgaagttaaatcaatagcaagaagcaatataggatcagaaggcatagaatctctgtgggtagagttgaggaatcgcaaaggtaaaaagaccctgatgggagttatgtctgaaggtggataaatcacctggatcgGATGGACTACacgccagggttctaaaagagcttgctgaggaaattgtggaggcaaaggtagtgatctttcaggaagcactggagtcagggagggtcccaggaggactggaaagtagctaatgtaacaccgctgtttaagaagggaaggacgCAGCTGTTTGGCCCGGAaatacttaggaaatcagaagcacaaagggatttgggactccttgttcaagattctcttaacgttaacgtgcaggttcattcagcagttaggaaggcaaatgcaatgttagcatccatgtcgagagggctagaatccaAGGGCAGGGATGTATCTCTGAGGCTAAGGCTCTGGTCAgttcccatttggagtattgtgagcaattttgggccccgtacccAAGGACGTGTTGGccgtggaaagggtccagagaaggttcacaaaaatgatccctggaatgaagggcttgtcacatgaggaacggttgaggattctgggtctgtactcgttgggagtttagaaggttgaggggatatcttattgaaacttatagaatagtgcgaggcctggatagagtggacgtggagaggatgtttccatttgtaggaaaactagaaccagagggcacaacctcagactaaagggacgatcctttaaaacagagacgaggaagaatttcttcagccagagagcggtgaatctgtggaattctttgccgcagaaagctgtggaggtcaggtcattgagtgtctttaagacagagatagataggttcttgagtaagaaggagatcaggggttatggggaaaaggtaggagaatagggatgagaaaaatatcagccatgattgaatggtggaacagactcgatgggccgagtggcctaattctgctcctttgtcttatggtcttaacagaaagcaaagagtgggggtaaatgggtgtttttctggttggcgatcagtgactagtggtgtgcctcagggaatcagtgttgggaccgcaattgtttacaatttacatagatgatttggagttggggaccaagtgtagtgtgccaaaattcgcagatgacactaagatgtgtGGCAGAGCAAATTGTGCAGAGGATGCGGGAAGTGTGCAAAggtatatagatagtctaagtgagtgggcaagggagtggcagatggagtacaatgttggtaaatgtgaggtcatccattttggtatgaataacagaaaaatgaactattatttaaatggtaaaaaattgcagcatgctgctatgcagagggacctgggtgtccttgggtatgaatcacaaaatgttggtttgcaggtgattaagaaggcaaatggaattttgtccttcattgctagagggatggagtttaaaaacagggaggttatgttgcagctgtataaggtgctggtgaggccacacctggagtactgtgtacagttttggtatccttacttgagaaaggatatactggcactggaaggggtacagaggagattcactaggttgattccagagttgagaaggttggcttatgaggagagactgagtagactggggctatactcattggaattcagaagaatgaggggagatctgatagaaacatataagattatgaagggaatagataagatagaaacagggaagttgtttccactggcaggtgaaactagaactagggggcatggcctcaaaataagggggagcagatttaggactgagttgaggaggaacttcttcacacaaagggttgtgaatttgtggaattccctgcccagtgaagcagttgaagctacctcattgaatgttttttaaggcaaggatagataaatttttgaacagtaaaggaattaagggttatgatgagcgggcgggtaagtggagctgagtccatgaaaagatcagccatgatcttattgaatggcagagcaggctcgaggggccagatggcctactcctgctcctagttcttatgaaagTTGAATATCaatattttagtgatgttggttaaagaataaatattgaccagatcaTTGGGGCAACTTCTCTGCTCTTCATTAGATCTTAAGAGGGAAGACAGGATTCTAGTGCAAACGTCCACCTGGAAGattgtgctgcactccctcagtattgcattaGTGTTAGGCTAGATCACGTGCTCAAGCCTCTAGAATAACCTTTCTGCTTCCAAGGTGAGAGTGGTGTCAACTGAGCCACACCATcactctcctccccaccctccaaagTTCCCTCTCCATGGGAGAAATTGATTTTTTAATCCATTCTTTGCAGCCTCGTAATATTTTGGTCTGGATGGTTGCTATGGAGCCCATGTCAACATCATTTCCCACTATTACTCCTCTACTGCTGATTTATCGGACCCAAATGATTTTAACACCTGTTGCAATTCTTTATTTTCCTTTGTCTTTAACAGTTGGGTCGGATACGAGGGTGAAAATTACAGTGGGCGCCAGTTTCTCTGGGACGTGTATGAGAAACGAGAATACAGCAACTATGACAAGTGGCTCGGAACATCAGATCACATCTCCTCTGTAAGAGCAGTGAGAGAGGCAAGTTTAAACAAAATCTGAGAATCTTGCACAATGCAGTAAGTTACCAGCCATAGACAAGGCCATTATTCAGTAAAAATCCTCCGAGCAGAGGGTAGACccagaaagatagaaacataaaatttacagcacagaaggcagccAAAAGTGGTAATCAAAAACAAATCGCTTCTTTTATCAGATGGCACGTTACAGAACAAAGGCTCCTGGCCAGAGTACCTCACGCCATGCACCCTTCAGCATTGCTGTATTGGGTAAGAGGGATACCAAATGGAAGTTAATTATCTGATAGGTTATCAGACACAGAGATGAGAgaggcacagtggggcggcacagtggttagcactgctgcttcagtgcagggacccgggtttgattcccggcttgggtcactgtctgtgtggagtttgcacattctccccgtgtctgcgtgggtttcctctgagtgctccggtttcctcccacattctgaaagacgtgctggttagggtgcattgacccgaacaggcgccgggccgtggtgactaggggaatttcacagtagcttcattgcagtaagcctcaaTTGTGACAAATTAACTTTAATTTTGTTTGGAACGGAATGAACAGAAAGAACTCTCAAGAATTAGGAAATATTACAACACAATGTCACTCAGCCTTTTAGTGATAT
This DNA window, taken from Mustelus asterias chromosome 24, sMusAst1.hap1.1, whole genome shotgun sequence, encodes the following:
- the crybgx gene encoding crystallin beta gamma X, whose translation is MSVYLCVCVSACVSECQCVCVCVCVCCPYTAVNILIDTKVLLTVTVLPPRSKLGSVLQRAFYGSGGCVTLYEQRNFTGRRLAVTSDCPNLAECNFPERCNSVQVESGAWVGYEGENYSGRQFLWDVYEKREYSNYDKWLGTSDHISSVRAVREERSPSKIWLYEKPGFSGRKVELQEDISNLISRFNLNRFASAKVLGGVWVAYQDAHYRGPHYVLEKRDFNNYTEWGATAAYLGSIRRVRFH